In Trifolium pratense cultivar HEN17-A07 linkage group LG7, ARS_RC_1.1, whole genome shotgun sequence, a genomic segment contains:
- the LOC123898805 gene encoding L-tryptophan--pyruvate aminotransferase 1-like, with protein sequence MVVSTINGTSPLSHSNGTTIPLSTFSRNSFVNVEKGDPVAFRPYWEKVRDECTVEIKGDEWMSYLGDTNNLCWYMVPQMRDAILRLHNVVGNAVTKDKFLVLGTGSSQLYQALLYALSPSESSHRPINVVAAAPYYSEYKDATDILQSRLFQWTGDAALYDKDEPYVEVVTSPNNPDGTLRVPVVNSGVEGKIIYDLAYYWPQYTPITDQLDHDVMVFTFSKCTGHAGSRIGWAFVKDIEVAKKMIRFVQLNSIGVSRESQIRAAKMIGVICDGYKNLKSIESDHLFFDYSKRLMKERWEKFKGAIEKSKVFTLTKYPTSYCHFNKDLSEQYPAFAWLKCLEGIKDGESYLEKLKIRTRGGGRFGVDAKYVRVSMIGTEDEFIELCTRLSNAKRE encoded by the exons aTGGTGGTCTCTACTATTAATGGTACTTCACCTTTGTCACATTCCAATGGCACAACAATACCCCTCTCTACTTTCTCACGCAATTCCTTTGTCAATGTTGAGAA GGGTGATCCAGTGGCATTCCGGCCATATTGGGAGAAGGTGAGAGATGAATGTACGGTAGAGATCAAAGGTGACGAATGGATGAGTTACCTTGGTGATACAAACAACTTATGTTGGTATATGGTGCCACAAATGAGGGATGCAATTTTGAGGCTCCACAATGTGGTCGGTAATGCTGTCACAAAAGATAAGTTCTTAGTATTAGGGACAGGTTCTTCTCAACTCTACCAAGCTCTTCTTTATGCACTCTCTCCTTCAGAATCCTCTCATCGTCCCATtaatgttgttgctgctgcacCTTATTATTCG GAATACAAAGACGCAACTGATATCTTGCAATCAAGGCTATTTCAATGGACCGGTGATGCTGCTCTGTATGATAAAGATGAACCTTACGTAGAGGTTGTGACCTCCCCAAACAACCCTGATGGGACTCTTCGTGTACCGGTAGTGAACTCTGGAGTTGAAGGGAAAATCATTTATGACTTGGCCTATTACTGGCCGCAATACACTCCCATTACTGATCAGCTTGACCATGATGTTATGGTCTTCACATTCTCCAAATGCACCGGTCATGCTGGTTCGCGTATCGG GTGGGCATTTGTAAAAGACATTGAAGTTGCTAAAAAGATGATAAGATTCGTACAGTTAAACTCCATTGGCGTGTCAAGAGAATCCCAAATTCGAGCTGCTAAGATGATTGGAGTGATTTGTGAtggttacaaaaatttaaagtcCATTGAATCTGATCACCTCTTTTTTGATTATAGCAAAAGACTCATGAAAGAAAGGTGGGAGAAATTTAAGGGAGCTATTGAGAAAAGCAAGGTTTTTACCTTGACCAAATACCCAACTTCCTATTGTCACTTCAACAAGGACTTATCTGAGCAATACCCAG CTTTTGCATGGTTGAAGTGCTTGGAGGGCATAAAAGATGGCGAGAGTTATTTGGAAAAATTGAAGATTCGTACAAGAGGAGGGGGGAGATTTGGTGTCGATGCAAAGTATGTTAGGGTTAGCATGATTGGTACAGAGGACGAGTTCATTGAATTATGTACAAGATTGTCAAATGCTAAAAGGGAATGA
- the LOC123898867 gene encoding L-tryptophan--pyruvate aminotransferase 1-like, translating into MVVSTINGTSPLSHSNGTTIPLSTFSRNSFVNVEKGDPVAFRPYWEKVRDECTIEIKGDEWMSYLGDTNNLCWYMVPQMRDAILRLHNVVGNAVTKDKFLVLGTGSSQLYQALLYALSPSESSHRPINVVAAAPYYSEYKDATDILQSRLFQWTGDAALYDKDEPYIEVVTSPNNPDGTLRVPVVNSGVEGKIIYDLAYYWPQYTPITDQLDHDVMVFTFSKCTGHAGSRIGWAFVKDIEVAKKMIRFVQLNSIGVSRESQIRAAKMIGVICDGYKNLKSIESDHLFFDYSKRLMKERWEKFKGAIEKSKVFTLTKYPTSYCHFNKDLSEQYPAFAWLKCLEGIKDGESYLEKLKIRTRGGGRFGVDAKYVRVSMIGTEDEFIELCTRLSNAKRE; encoded by the exons aTGGTGGTCTCTACTATTAATGGTACTTCACCTTTGTCACATTCCAATGGCACAACAATACCCCTCTCTACTTTCTCACGCAATTCCTTTGTCAATGTTGAGAA GGGTGATCCAGTGGCATTCCGGCCATATTGGGAGAAGGTGAGAGATGAATGTACGATAGAGATCAAAGGTGACGAATGGATGAGTTACCTTGGTGATACAAACAACTTATGTTGGTATATGGTGCCACAAATGAGGGATGCAATTTTGAGGCTCCACAATGTGGTCGGTAATGCTGTCACAAAAGATAAGTTCTTAGTATTAGGGACAGGTTCTTCTCAACTCTACCAAGCTCTTCTTTATGCACTCTCTCCTTCAGAATCCTCTCATCGTCCCATtaatgttgttgctgctgcacCTTATTATTCG GAATACAAAGACGCAACTGATATCTTGCAATCAAGGCTATTTCAATGGACCGGTGATGCTGCTCTGTATGATAAAGATGAACCTTACATAGAGGTTGTGACCTCCCCAAACAACCCTGATGGGACTCTTCGTGTACCGGTAGTGAACTCTGGAGTTGAAGGGAAAATCATTTATGACTTGGCCTATTACTGGCCGCAATACACTCCCATTACTGATCAGCTTGACCATGATGTTATGGTCTTCACATTCTCCAAATGCACCGGTC aTGCTGGTTCGCGTATCGG GTGGGCATTTGTAAAAGACATTGAAGTTGCTAAAAAGATGATAAGATTCGTACAGTTAAACTCCATTGGCGTGTCAAGAGAATCCCAAATTCGAGCTGCTAAGATGATTGGAGTGATTTGTGAtggttacaaaaatttaaagtcCATTGAATCTGATCACCTCTTTTTTGATTATAGCAAAAGACTCATGAAAGAAAGGTGGGAGAAATTTAAGGGAGCTATTGAGAAAAGCAAGGTTTTTACCTTGACCAAATACCCAACTTCCTATTGTCACTTCAACAAGGACTTATCTGAGCAATACCCAG CTTTTGCATGGTTGAAGTGCTTGGAGGGCATAAAAGATGGCGAGAGTTATTTGGAAAAATTGAAGATTCGTACAAGAGGAGGGGGGAGATTTGGTGTCGATGCAAAGTATGTTAGGGTTAGCATGATTGGTACAGAGGACGAGTTCATTGAATTATGTACAAGATTGTCAAATGCTAAAAGGGAATGA